The following nucleotide sequence is from Mangifera indica cultivar Alphonso chromosome 1, CATAS_Mindica_2.1, whole genome shotgun sequence.
ACGCAGAATCAGAACGttccaaaattccaaaaatactaAATTTACACAAATAACAACAATCTCAACCATgtggggagaaaaaaaaaaaccaacttcACATTTGAACAACCACAAAATAAAGCataaaaagactaaaaaaaaagacaattatCAACAATCCCATATATACAACTCAACGTTAATCGCCCACCCAAAAAGCAAACAAAGTAGATTGTAAGAAATCAAGAGCAGTGAGTACCCTTTTTCGCATACGACGAAACTCACCAGACTTGAACTCATTTCGCGCCGATTTCTTGAGGCGAAGCGTGAAAATGTCAACCTTTAAATCAACAACCTCTTCATTGATTTCCTCAGTGGTTTTGGCTCAGATTTCTTTCAACTCTTCTGCCTACTTCGGCATCATAATCACTGATGGTTGTGAAGAAGTGTGAGTTTTAACCAAAGGAAGGCAAATGGGGTTAGGCTGACTAAACTTAACGCCATTGAAGAACGGTTTGGGGATATGGGAAATAGGTTTGGGAGGAAAAGTCACGGAGAGGCTCAGCATCTTGTCTGCTTCGTTGAAAAGTGAGCTCTGCACTGTGTCTTCTTGTAGATAAGGCTGCCCTTGCATGAAACCGTTTTTGGTTGgggttacaaaaaaattaacagatttcgATGAACACAGAAAAAAATAACCAACTCCCCAGGactaaatcttttttattaacaaattataagtTGACGAcaacaattcaatcaattttctGGTGAGATTTTGTACCATGACTTTTCTCATAACAATtgcctaaatttaaaaaaaatcagtcACACATGACTTTTCACCAAAAACTACCTCCATCACCAATCGTTTCGGCCCCTCTCATTTTCCTCACTTTCTACTTATGTTTCACAATGAATAGGAGTCATTGTCTCTTGTCAACAAGTTTGCTGATGGATGGAGAATGTGTCTAGGTCATGATAGGAACAACAACGAATCGAGAATTTCTTGCAACCCTTTTGGCTCATTTACCAACACTATCTTTCCCACTGTTTGGAAGCAATATTGTTGTTTATCCATTTGATGGATATGcacaataaaaaacatatgTGATGCTTCAACCATTATTGtttaagcaaaataataaaatacaaactcacacttttctttttaagtttttttgtacaaaaataataatacaaagatTGTATTGTCACAAGACTTTACACGGGTTAGGATAGAAACTTTTTAATTGTAGGTATgttaatcaaaaacaaaaaaaaaaaagtttttacaattaaaaaaacataattgttgtattaaatcttaattaattaccaGTTTAATGATATCATTAAGTCTTAAAGGAGTtacaaaaaataacataataatcattattaactttaaaattagtGTCACAAAATTGTAAACATAATAACTATTATTAACTCTcaaataaaagttataaaattttaatataatgagcTTCAAAACGgagttaaaaaaaatggttactattaactctaaaaaatgacttacaaaaaaataaacataataaccattatttacttttaaaagagaattctaaaaattaatgtgaaaaataataactaataaaTAACTCATCTTTAAGTCTAAAAAGAGAGACGTGTATAAAATTTTCTCACTTGGTATACTTGAACAAATTGATAATTGACAATTATTATGGCCATAAATGAAAATGGTAGTAGTACTGATGAAATGGTCATCTAATGGTCTATTCAAAATTctacaaacatacaaaaaattttttgtgcacaaaataatatttccttgattttaattttgtcttttacaaatattttaaacctaaacattcaaacgagaagcaaaataaaatcaaaacttaaatgAACTAACAAGTCCCATATGATTCACACGATTTTTATACTATTTAGTCAGCAATCTTTTGGTCATGGGATTTGCAATCATTAGTTTTGCACTAATATATTGGATATCCATTTCGTGCTTCTTAATATGTTATCTAACAataagatatttaatatcaatatgcTTGTTAAGACTTCcacttttgtcattttttgagaaaaagatAATTGTCGAATTGTGACAATAATTCTTTAATGGTCTATCTATTGAATTAACaactttttaat
It contains:
- the LOC123210027 gene encoding LOW QUALITY PROTEIN: 50S ribosomal protein L29, chloroplastic-like (The sequence of the model RefSeq protein was modified relative to this genomic sequence to represent the inferred CDS: substituted 2 bases at 2 genomic stop codons) — its product is MQGQPYLQEDTVQSSLFNEADKMLSLSVTFPPKPISHIPKPFFNGVKFSQPNPICLPLVKTHTSSQPSVIMMPKXAEELKEIXAKTTEEINEEVVDLKVDIFTLRLKKSARNEFKSGEFRRMRKRIALMLTVKWEREIEEGINKRLSRKLDQQWKKSVAVRPPPSLKKLQEEETAAEAEKSV